The genomic region CCGCGTGGAGAAGGACGAGCGCATCCTCGTCACCACGCTCACGAAGAAGATGGCGGAGGAGCTCACCGACTACTTCGCCGAGGCGGGCGTGCGCGTGCGCTACCTCCACTCGGACGTCGACACGCTGCGCCGCGTCGAGCTCCTCAGCGAGCTGCGGGCCGGCGTGTACGACGTGCTCGTCGGCATCAACCTCCTCCGCGAGGGCCTCGACCTGCCGGAGGTGTCGCTCGTCGCGATCCTCGACGCCGACAAGGAGGGCTTCCTCCGCTCGTCCACGTCGCTCATCCAGACCATCGGCCGCGCGGCGCGCAACGTGTCCGGCGAGGTGCACATGTACGCCGACGTGCTCACCGACAGCATGAAGCGCGCCATCGAGGAGACCGACCGGCGCCGCGAGAAGCAGGTCGCCTACAACACGGAGCACGGCATCGACCCGACGCCGCTGCGCAAGCGCATCGCGGACATCACCGAGATCCTCGCGCGCGAGGGCGAGGACACGAAGAAGATGCTGGAGGGGCGCGGCGGCGGCAAGCGCTCGCCCACGCCGAACCTGCGGCGAGAGGGCAAGGCGGCGGCGGGGGCGAACGAGCTGGAGACGATCATCTCCGACCTCAACGACCAGATGCTGCAGGCCGCGGGCGAGCTGAAGTTCGAGCTCGCGGCGCGCCTCCGCGACGAGCTGGGCGACCTCAAGCGCGAGCTGCGCCAGATGGAGAAGGCCGGCCACCTGTCCTGATCGCGGCGGGCCCGGGGCCGGACGCCCCCCGTCCGGCCCGGCCGACCGCGGTGTCGGTGGCGACGCATACGATGGACGGGTGTCAATCTCCCCCGTCGAGTCCTCGTCCCTCCTGAGCGTCCGCGGCGCTCGCGTCCACAACCTCCGCGACGTCGACCTCGACATCCCGCGCGACTCCCTCGTCGTCTTCACGGGCCTGTCGGGGTCCGGCAAGTCGTCCCTCGCGTTCGACACGATCTTCGCCGAGGGCCAGCGCCGGTACGTCGAGTCGCTGTCCGCGTACGCGCGCCAGTTCCTCGGCCAGGTCGACCGGCCGGACGTCGACTTCATCGAGGGCCTGAGCCCCGCGGTCTCCATCGACCAGAAGTCCACGAACCGCAACCCGCGCTCCACGGTGGGCACCATCACCGAGATCTTCGACTACATGCGCCTGCTGTGGGCGCGCATCGGGGTCGCGCACTGCCCCGTGTGCGGCGAGCGCATCTCCCGCCAGACCGTGCAGCAGATCGCCGACCAGCTCATGGAGCTGGAGACCGGCACCCGGTACCAGGTCGTCAGCCCCATCGTGTCCCAGAAGAAGGGCGAGTTCGTCGACCTGTTCGCGGAGCTCGCCTCCGGCGGCTACTCGCGCGCCATCGTCGACGGCGAGCTCATCCAGCTCAGCTCGCCGCCCAAGCTCAAGAAGCAGTACAAGCACGACATCTCGGTCGTCGTCGACCGACTGGTCGCGAGCGACGACATCCTGGGCCGCCTGACGGACTCGCTCGAGACCGCGCTCCGGCTCACCGACGGCATCGTCATGATCGACTTCGTCGACGTCGAGGGCCCCGCCGGCCTCCGCACGTACTCGGAGAAGCTGTCGTGCCCGAACAACCACCCCATCCAGCTCACCGAGATCGAGCCGCGCACCTTCTCGTTCAACGCGCCCTTCGGCGCGTGCCCCGAGTGCTCGGGCCTCGGCACGCGCATGTCGGTGGACCAGGAGCTCCTCATCGGCGACGAGTCGCTGAGCATCGCCGACGGCGTCATCCTCCCGTGGACCACGCAGGGCAAGGGCCTCTTCCAGTACTACGAGAAGCTGCTCGCGGGCCTCGCGCGCGACCTCAAGTTCTCCCTCACCACTCCGTGGCGGAAGCTCTCCGAGGAGGTCCGCGAGGCGGTCCTCCGCGGCAACGACTTCGAGGTCCAGGTCAAGTGGAAGAACCGCTACGGGCGCGAGATGACGTACTCGTCGGGCTTCGAGGGCGTCATGCCGTACATCGAGCGGCAGTTCGCCCAGGCGGAGACCGACAACCAGCGGGCGCGCTGGGGCGAGTACCTGCGCGAGATCCCGTGCCCGGTGTGCGACGGCAAGCGCCTGAAGCCCGAGGTGCTGGCGGTGCTCGTGCACGGCGCGAACATCGCGGACGTCGCCGAGATGAGCCTCTCGGACGCGCAGGAGTTCATGGCGCAGCTCGAGCTCACCGACCGCGAGGCGCACATCGCCGCGCAGGTGCTCCGGGAGATCCGCGTGCGCCTCGAGTTCCTCATCGAGGTGGGGCTCAACTACCTCAACCTCGCGCGGGCGGCGGCGTCGCTCTCGGGCGGCGAGGCGCAGCGCATCCGCCTGGCCACGCAGATCGGCTCGGGTCTCACGGGCGTGCTCTACGTGCTGGACGAGCCGTCCATCGGCCTGCACCAACGCGACAACCGGCGCCTCATCGAGACGCTCGTGAAGCTGCGCGACCTCGGCAACACGCTCATCGTCGTCGAGCACGACGAGGACACCATCCGCACCGCCGACTGGATCGTCGACATCGGCCCCGGCGCCGGCGTCAACGGCGGCAAGGTCGTGCACTCGGGCTCGTACGAGGGGCTCATCGAGAACCGCGAGTCGCTCACGGGCGACTACCTGGCGGGCCGCCGCGCGATCGCGACGCCCGCGAGGCGCCGGAAGATCGACAAGAAGAGGCAGATCCAGGTCGTGGGCGCTCGCGCCAACAACCTCCAGAACGTGACCGCGACCTTCCCGCTGGGCACGCTCACGGCGGTCACGGGCGTGAGCGGATCGGGCAAGTCCTCGCTCGTGAACGACATCCTCTACCGTGTCCTCGCCAACGAGCTCAACGGCGCCCGCAAGGTGCCGGGCAAGCACTCCCGCGTCACCGGGCTCGAGAACCTCGACAAGGTCGTCCACGTCGACCAGAACCCCATCGGCCGCACGCCGCGCTCGAACCCCGCCACGTACACGGGCGTGTTCGACCGCATCCGCAACCTCTTCGCGGAGACCACCGAGGCCAAGGCCCGCGGATACCTCCCCGGCCGCTTCAGCTTCAACGTCAAGGGCGGGCGCTGCGAGGCGTGCTCGGGCGACGGCACCATCAAGATCGAGATGAACTTCCTGCCCGACGTCTACGTGGCCTGCGAGGTCTGCGGGGGAGCGCGCTACAACCGCGACACCCTGAGCGTCCACTACAAGGGCAAGAGCATCGCCGAGGTGCTCGACATGTCCATCAGCGAGGCGGCGGACTTCTTCGAGCCGATCCAGGCCATCCACCGCTTCATGAAGACGCTGATGGACGTGGGCCTCGGCTACGTTCGGCTCGGCCAGAGCGCCACGACGCTGTCCGGCGGCGAGGCGCAGCGCGTGAAGCTGTCCACCGAGCTCCAGCGGCGGTCGAACGGCCGCAGCATCTACGTGCTCGACGAGCCCACCACAGGCCTCCACTTCGAGGACGTGCGGAAGCTCCTGCTCGTGCTCAACGGGCTGGTGGACAAGGGCAACACCGTCATCGTCATCGAGCACAACCTCGACGTCATCAAGTCCGCCGACTGGCTCATCGACATGGGGCCGGAGGGCGGCGCGGGCGGCGGCACGGTGCTCGCCACCGGCACGCCCGAGCACCTGGCCACCGTGCCGGAGAGCTACACGGGCGGCTTCCTCAAGGAGGTCCTCGACGCCGAGGCCGAGGCGGCGGCGGTCGCGTCCCAGCGTGCGCGCGAGGAGCGCGCGGCCGGCTGATGGCCCGCACCGACACCGTCGGCTACCGTCCGGCGGCGGAGGAGATCCCCACGTCGCCGGGCGTGTACCGCTTCCGCGACGCGGCGGACCGCGTCCTCTACGTGGGCAAGGCCAACAACCTCCGCGCCCGGCTCGCCAACTACTTCGCCCCCTTGGAGAGCCTGCACGAGCGCACCCGGCGCATGGTCACGTCGGCGGCCGGCGTCGAGTGGACCGTGGTCGGCAGCGAGTTCGAGGCGCTGCAGCTCGAGTTCACCTGGATCAAGGAGTTCGACCCGCCCTTCAACGTCAAGTTCCGGGACGACAAGTCGTACCCGTACCTCGCCGTCACCCTGGGGGAGGAGCACCCCCGGGTCATGGTCACCCGCAACCGGAAGATCCGCGGCGCCAAGTACTTCGGCCCGTACACGAAGGTATGGGCCATCCGCGAGACGGTGGACCACCTGCTGAAGGTCTTCCCGATGCGGTCCTGCTCGGAGAGCACGTTCAAGCGCGCGCGGCAGACGAACCGGCCGTGCCTCCTCGGCGACATCGGCCGGTGCGCCGCGCCGTGCGTCGGCCGCGTCTCGCAGGAGGAGCACCGAGAGATCGCGGACGACTTCGTGAGCTTCATGGCCGGCAACGACTCGAAGTACGTGGGCCAGCTCACGCAGCGCATGAAGGACGCCGCGGCGGAGATGGACTACGAGGCGGCCGCCCGCCACCGGGACGACATCGGCGCGCTCGAGGCCGCCCTCTCCAAGACCGCCGTCGTGTTCGACGACCGGGTGGACGCGGACGTCTTCGGCATCGCCGCCGACGAGCTGGCCGCGGCCGTGCAGCAGTTCATGGTCCGCGGAGGCCGCATCCGGGGCACGCGCACGTGGGTCGTCGACAAGGAGCTCGACATCGGCATCGGCGAGCTCGTCGAGACCGTGCTGCACAACGCCTACGAGGACGAGGCGCACCCGCCGCGCGAGGTGCTCGTCCCCGAGCTGCCCGCCGACGCCGCCGAGCTCGAGCTCTGGCTCAGCCAGCGGCGCGCCGCGGGGGAGGACGACGGCACCGTGCGCCGCGGTCGCCCGAGCTCCTGGCAGGTCGACCTCCGCGTCGCCCAGCGCGGGGACAAGGCCGCGCTCGCGCACACCGCGGCCACGAACGCGCAGAACGCGCTCATGCTCTACAAGACGCGCCGTAGCTCCGACTTCACCACCCGGTCGAAGGCCCTCGCCGACATCCAGGAGGCGCTCGGCATGCCCGACGCCCCGCTGCGCATGGAGTGCTACGACGTCTCGCACCTGAGCGGCACCAACATCGTCGCGTCCATGGTCGTCTTCGAGGACGGCCTGCCCCGCAAGGACCAGTACCGCCGCTTCAACATCGCCGACTCCACGGACGACACCGAGTCGATCCACCAGGTCATCACGCGCCGGCTCGCCTACCTCGGCAAGGAGGCGGAGGTTCCGGCCGACGCCGCGCCGCCGGAGCTCGGCGATGCGCCGCCCGTGAACAAGTTCTCCTACAGCCCCAACCTGCTCATCGTCGACGGGGGACAGCCGCAGGTGGCCGCGGCGCAGCGGGCGCTCGAGGAGTCGGGCGTGACGGGGATCCAGCTCGCGGGCATCGCGAAGCGCCTCGAGGAGATCTGGCTGCCGGACTCCGACTACCCCATCATCCTGCCGCGCAACAGCGACGCCCTCTTCCTCATCCAGCGCATCCGCGACGAGGCCCACCGGTTCGCCATCACGCACCAGCGGGCCCGCCGGAAGCGCGACATCACGTCGGTGCTCAACGAGATCCCGGGGCTCGGGCCGTCGCGCGTGCAGCGGCTGCTGCAGCAGTTCGGCTCCGTCGCCGAGCTGAAGCAGGCCGAGGTCGAGGAGATCGCGGCCGTCCGCACCATCGGGCCGACGCTGGCGCAGGCCGTCTACGAGCGGCTCCGCTCGTGACCCGCGCCCGGTCGGGCGTCACGGGTCGCGCCTAGACTGGATCCATCGACCGGCGCGACGAGAGGTGCATGCCCGCATGAGCGTGGAGATCCCCCAGCAGGACGTCATGATCGTGACGGGGATGTCCGGCGCGGGCCGCTCCACCGTCGGCAACGCGTTGGAGGACCTCGGCTGGTACGTGGTCGACAACCTCCCGCCGCAGATGCTCAAGCCGCTCGTCGAGCTGGCCGGCCGCGCTGGCACCTCGCTGCCGAAGATCGCGGCCGTGGTCGACGTCCGCGGCGGCGACTTCTTCTCCGAGCTGCGGGACATCCTGCAGACGTTCGGCACCGGCCCGCGCCTGCGCGTGCTGTTCCTCGAGGCCACGGACGCGGCCCTCGTGCGGCGCTTCGAGCAGGTCCGCCGCCCCCATCCGCTCCAGGGCAACGGCACGCTGCTCGACGGCATCGCGGCGGAGCGGGCGCGCATGATCGAGATCCGCGAGGCCAGCGACCTCGTCATCGACACCTCCGAGCTCAACATCCACCAGCTCGCCACCGCCATCACCGAGCAGTTCAGCGGGGCGGACGACGCGGGCGTGCGCGTCACCGTCATGAGCTTCGGCTTCAAGTACGGCACCCCCGCGGACGCGGACATGGTGGCCGACATGCGCTTCCTCCCCAACCCGTTCTGGACCCCGGAGCTCCGTCCGCTCACCGGTCGCGACAAGGCCGTCAGCGACTACGTGCTCGGCCAGGAGGGCGCCGAGGAGTTCGTCCACGCGTACGCCCGGGCGCTCTCCCCGGTGCTCGCCGGGTACCAGCGGGAGAACAAGAGACACGCTACGATCGCTATCGGCTGTACCGGCGGCAAGCACCGCTCGGTGGCCGTCGCCGAGGAGCTCTCCAGCCTCCTCCGCGCCCTTCCCGGCGTCGCTGTCAGCACCAAGCACCGCGACCTCGGCCGGGAGTAGGGCACCCATCTCATCAAGGGAGTAAGCATTTGCCTCTGACCTCGGACGTCAAGGAAGAACTGTCACGCGTCGAGGTCAGCAAGACCACGGTGAGGGCGGCCGAGCTGGCCACCATCCTGCGCTTCTCCGGCGGGCTGCACCTCATCTCGAACCGCATCGCGGTCGAGTCCGAGCTCGACACCCCGCTGCTCGCGCGTCGCGTGCGCAAGGACCTCGCCGAGCTCTACGGCGTCCGCAGCGACATCTCCGTCATCCCCGCGTCCGGCATGCGCCGCGCCACGCACTACCTGGTCCGCGTGATGGAGGGGGGCGAGACGCTCGCCCGCCAGACCGGCCTGCTCGACGCGCGCCGCCGCCCCATCCGCGGCCTGCCCAACCGCCTCACCACGGGCTCCCGCGAGGAGATCGCGGCCGTCTGGCGGGGCGCGTTCCTCGCGGCAGGCACCCTCACGGATCCCGGCCGCTCGGCCGCGCTCGAGGTCACCTGCCCCGGCAACGAGGCCGCCATGGCGCTCGTCGGCGCCGCGGGCCGCCTCGACGTCAGCGCCAAGGCGCG from Clavibacter michiganensis subsp. insidiosus harbors:
- the uvrA gene encoding excinuclease ABC subunit UvrA produces the protein MSISPVESSSLLSVRGARVHNLRDVDLDIPRDSLVVFTGLSGSGKSSLAFDTIFAEGQRRYVESLSAYARQFLGQVDRPDVDFIEGLSPAVSIDQKSTNRNPRSTVGTITEIFDYMRLLWARIGVAHCPVCGERISRQTVQQIADQLMELETGTRYQVVSPIVSQKKGEFVDLFAELASGGYSRAIVDGELIQLSSPPKLKKQYKHDISVVVDRLVASDDILGRLTDSLETALRLTDGIVMIDFVDVEGPAGLRTYSEKLSCPNNHPIQLTEIEPRTFSFNAPFGACPECSGLGTRMSVDQELLIGDESLSIADGVILPWTTQGKGLFQYYEKLLAGLARDLKFSLTTPWRKLSEEVREAVLRGNDFEVQVKWKNRYGREMTYSSGFEGVMPYIERQFAQAETDNQRARWGEYLREIPCPVCDGKRLKPEVLAVLVHGANIADVAEMSLSDAQEFMAQLELTDREAHIAAQVLREIRVRLEFLIEVGLNYLNLARAAASLSGGEAQRIRLATQIGSGLTGVLYVLDEPSIGLHQRDNRRLIETLVKLRDLGNTLIVVEHDEDTIRTADWIVDIGPGAGVNGGKVVHSGSYEGLIENRESLTGDYLAGRRAIATPARRRKIDKKRQIQVVGARANNLQNVTATFPLGTLTAVTGVSGSGKSSLVNDILYRVLANELNGARKVPGKHSRVTGLENLDKVVHVDQNPIGRTPRSNPATYTGVFDRIRNLFAETTEAKARGYLPGRFSFNVKGGRCEACSGDGTIKIEMNFLPDVYVACEVCGGARYNRDTLSVHYKGKSIAEVLDMSISEAADFFEPIQAIHRFMKTLMDVGLGYVRLGQSATTLSGGEAQRVKLSTELQRRSNGRSIYVLDEPTTGLHFEDVRKLLLVLNGLVDKGNTVIVIEHNLDVIKSADWLIDMGPEGGAGGGTVLATGTPEHLATVPESYTGGFLKEVLDAEAEAAAVASQRAREERAAG
- the rapZ gene encoding RNase adapter RapZ; its protein translation is MSVEIPQQDVMIVTGMSGAGRSTVGNALEDLGWYVVDNLPPQMLKPLVELAGRAGTSLPKIAAVVDVRGGDFFSELRDILQTFGTGPRLRVLFLEATDAALVRRFEQVRRPHPLQGNGTLLDGIAAERARMIEIREASDLVIDTSELNIHQLATAITEQFSGADDAGVRVTVMSFGFKYGTPADADMVADMRFLPNPFWTPELRPLTGRDKAVSDYVLGQEGAEEFVHAYARALSPVLAGYQRENKRHATIAIGCTGGKHRSVAVAEELSSLLRALPGVAVSTKHRDLGRE
- the whiA gene encoding DNA-binding protein WhiA, coding for MPLTSDVKEELSRVEVSKTTVRAAELATILRFSGGLHLISNRIAVESELDTPLLARRVRKDLAELYGVRSDISVIPASGMRRATHYLVRVMEGGETLARQTGLLDARRRPIRGLPNRLTTGSREEIAAVWRGAFLAAGTLTDPGRSAALEVTCPGNEAAMALVGAAGRLDVSAKAREVRGVHRVVIRDGDAIGQMLRVMGAQGTVVNWEEMRQRREVRATANRLVNFDDANLRRSAQAAVAACARVERAMEILGPDIPEHLKYAGDLRLRFRDSSLDELGHHADPPMTKDAVAGRIRRLLAMADKKAVDEGLPGTDANLPADLDDV
- the uvrC gene encoding excinuclease ABC subunit UvrC yields the protein MARTDTVGYRPAAEEIPTSPGVYRFRDAADRVLYVGKANNLRARLANYFAPLESLHERTRRMVTSAAGVEWTVVGSEFEALQLEFTWIKEFDPPFNVKFRDDKSYPYLAVTLGEEHPRVMVTRNRKIRGAKYFGPYTKVWAIRETVDHLLKVFPMRSCSESTFKRARQTNRPCLLGDIGRCAAPCVGRVSQEEHREIADDFVSFMAGNDSKYVGQLTQRMKDAAAEMDYEAAARHRDDIGALEAALSKTAVVFDDRVDADVFGIAADELAAAVQQFMVRGGRIRGTRTWVVDKELDIGIGELVETVLHNAYEDEAHPPREVLVPELPADAAELELWLSQRRAAGEDDGTVRRGRPSSWQVDLRVAQRGDKAALAHTAATNAQNALMLYKTRRSSDFTTRSKALADIQEALGMPDAPLRMECYDVSHLSGTNIVASMVVFEDGLPRKDQYRRFNIADSTDDTESIHQVITRRLAYLGKEAEVPADAAPPELGDAPPVNKFSYSPNLLIVDGGQPQVAAAQRALEESGVTGIQLAGIAKRLEEIWLPDSDYPIILPRNSDALFLIQRIRDEAHRFAITHQRARRKRDITSVLNEIPGLGPSRVQRLLQQFGSVAELKQAEVEEIAAVRTIGPTLAQAVYERLRS